The proteins below are encoded in one region of Streptomyces sp. NBC_00490:
- a CDS encoding DUF1877 family protein — MSMYFHFRAIPPAALRNSPAWLEKLFEDDWDVVRGRIGRHREEVLDGGYLDQEHLYADDLTGEGPHTQVVTGGRPIAHPDPSSPPFLLLTAAQTNRVADYLATADFEDLWRNARADLLKPYNGQDAEPELRGAFAAAHRDLTAFYGQTAQYGDAVVKWLVL, encoded by the coding sequence ATGAGCATGTACTTCCACTTCCGCGCCATTCCGCCCGCCGCACTGCGCAACAGCCCGGCCTGGCTGGAGAAGCTCTTCGAGGACGACTGGGACGTCGTACGGGGGCGGATCGGCCGCCACCGGGAGGAGGTGTTGGACGGCGGCTACCTCGACCAGGAGCACCTGTACGCCGACGACCTGACCGGCGAGGGCCCGCACACTCAGGTGGTCACGGGGGGCCGGCCGATAGCGCACCCCGACCCGTCGTCACCGCCGTTCCTGCTGCTCACCGCGGCTCAGACGAACCGCGTCGCCGACTATCTCGCCACCGCCGACTTCGAGGACCTGTGGCGCAACGCGCGAGCCGACCTGCTGAAGCCCTACAACGGCCAGGACGCGGAGCCGGAACTGCGCGGCGCGTTCGCGGCGGCCCACCGGGATCTCACGGCGTTCTACGGGCAGACGGCGCAGTACGGCGATGCGGTGGTGAAGTGGCTGGTCCTCTGA